One Nostoc sp. UHCC 0302 DNA window includes the following coding sequences:
- a CDS encoding ester cyclase, with protein MSAEQNKSIALQIYKSFDEGSLEQAQEFLASNFVAHIPGVPEPLNRDAFMQTVLRVFRSAFPDGCHTFEDVIAEADKVVTRGTFSGTHQAELFGIPPTGKRITIPFFHIDSIVNGKLVEHWGQSDLLGLMQQVGIVSVPGPSLITRKIFLAIASIKDRFNKKVS; from the coding sequence ATGTCAGCTGAACAAAACAAGTCCATCGCACTCCAAATTTACAAATCATTTGACGAAGGTAGTTTAGAGCAAGCACAGGAGTTTCTTGCATCAAATTTTGTGGCTCACATCCCTGGTGTACCAGAACCGCTGAATCGTGATGCTTTTATGCAGACTGTACTTAGAGTCTTTCGCTCTGCCTTCCCTGATGGTTGTCACACATTTGAAGACGTGATTGCCGAAGCCGACAAAGTTGTAACACGCGGGACTTTCAGTGGAACTCATCAAGCAGAACTTTTCGGTATTCCTCCAACAGGTAAGCGAATTACAATTCCGTTTTTTCATATTGACAGCATTGTAAATGGGAAACTCGTAGAACACTGGGGGCAAAGTGACTTACTAGGGTTGATGCAACAAGTAGGAATAGTTTCAGTACCAGGGCCAAGTCTGATTACACGTAAAATATTTTTGGCGATCGCTTCCATTAAAGATAGATTTAATAAAAAAGTGTCTTAA